In one window of Allorhodopirellula heiligendammensis DNA:
- a CDS encoding DUF2157 domain-containing protein — protein sequence MATDAPPSDLAPPPPQRTQRTRSVVERLMDSFLQESSIQWMLVIGAAIISASSLMLVTRQWASLPVTLKFLTILGYTAGIFGAAEYCGRRMRLHSTAQVLRCLTLILIPIGFLSLAWLAGDTLSWSNSALTLLLLVPATGFMLFAGDRIFSHWLHGRQAAFVAAYMLLCLAGAMPVINTTWLAVLFSVGFWLVMTIGVVRVNRHVFWLTEEHNLPRVFGFLPIAILATQCVVLLVTKTIEAVPLHWLGLGLVMLASTVLMTTKTIADVFRQRTGDLVRPLPWSIVAPLLTGLMLTAVGVLFSFHGFSFTGAATRAVVPTTIIAAGLMLTIGRDTRHRGFVWIGLILVAIAYQSLPTLCGDLVSTLKAGAASAVQEDRLPVAFYGLTYLPLLAGFAVASRWLGRHEHSEFQVPLKQFVSGVSAFLVLLSLMNLKAAFIVSAASTFAFVFYSVIFRDRRFMLAATGCLVLAVATWLPFADAMDMFHADLRWSLIGLSLLGLAFSSLPMLDRFLSTSLFDHRDPVNWFCVTGQAITISISVAWVGSILTRNHLPALPVFDGLDWIVMAVVTVSLARLTLRLQNYLSGIWMWLIILSSVGLQVAHNARADELLLSIFSIGMGVVSLVAHTVLRAWQIDASSKRFLEYHTKSRNFRCPTRIAALLLPLADLTLALFVLAAAFAYVPALLWATLTLNVSSLPAGWAIVVAIIVANAILFRSPLATTTALLIGPVAAGVSIGVLMPTWFSYEALPLAYAVSSAAMLTVAVRGNRLGQPLVIGISSMWLAMIAPLAILYVSPLVLASSAVAILTLLTVHRRFAHDLAKHHTGLAILGSIQLIQSASMLAGFGGFIVTLPTSELIVPACVWMLAATVAAGIAFEYCESKLDATVSRLWSLALRALALLFFVVCLASVGFAGYERAIIVTSLLVALCAECHAALRRQLEEHVWAMCAVAALLVAWFHWHQQIPVPHLLLRILCVSAGAGLLVFARRATGHASLNVYARTATVVGLVLPLFAALWSLFDFAYGPTELLIIFAAAAIWFAYGRVNASRRYVVGAAAMLNFGICTLLASWSLTDPQMYLIPIGLTVIGLVELLRVDIPQSAHDPLRYLGGLAILVSPCFEILGGSWLHIVSLMILSVFVILLAIGMRLRALIHVGAAFLCVDLVAMVIRSSIDHPGMLWVTGLVIGASVIAIGAACEHYRESLLSRIRILSDELSTWQ from the coding sequence ATGGCTACCGATGCACCACCAAGCGATCTCGCTCCACCACCGCCTCAACGCACGCAGCGGACGAGGTCAGTAGTTGAGCGACTGATGGATAGTTTTCTGCAGGAATCGAGTATCCAGTGGATGCTGGTTATTGGGGCAGCCATCATCTCGGCCTCCTCCCTGATGCTGGTCACGCGACAATGGGCGAGCCTACCGGTGACGCTGAAGTTTTTAACCATTCTCGGTTACACCGCGGGCATTTTTGGGGCGGCGGAGTATTGCGGGCGGCGGATGCGACTCCATTCAACCGCGCAAGTACTCCGGTGTTTGACACTGATCCTGATTCCGATCGGATTTCTGTCTCTGGCGTGGTTAGCCGGCGACACGCTTTCATGGAGCAACTCGGCATTGACCCTGCTGCTGCTCGTGCCGGCGACGGGCTTCATGCTATTTGCTGGCGATCGCATTTTTTCACATTGGCTGCACGGACGGCAAGCTGCCTTCGTCGCTGCCTACATGCTGCTGTGTCTGGCTGGGGCGATGCCAGTGATCAACACCACATGGCTCGCCGTGTTGTTCTCAGTTGGTTTCTGGTTGGTGATGACAATCGGGGTTGTGCGAGTCAATCGTCATGTTTTTTGGCTAACCGAAGAGCATAACTTGCCGCGCGTATTCGGGTTTCTGCCGATCGCCATCTTGGCGACACAGTGCGTCGTTTTGCTAGTTACGAAAACGATCGAAGCCGTGCCACTGCATTGGCTTGGTTTGGGTCTCGTGATGCTGGCGAGCACTGTATTGATGACGACCAAGACGATCGCAGATGTATTTCGCCAACGCACCGGCGACCTCGTCCGTCCATTGCCCTGGTCAATTGTCGCGCCATTATTGACCGGACTCATGCTGACTGCAGTCGGCGTGCTGTTTTCATTCCATGGATTCTCCTTCACAGGTGCCGCGACGCGAGCAGTCGTCCCTACCACCATCATCGCCGCAGGCCTGATGCTCACGATCGGTCGCGACACACGGCATCGTGGATTCGTCTGGATCGGCTTGATCTTGGTGGCGATCGCCTACCAATCACTTCCAACGCTGTGTGGAGATCTCGTGAGCACGCTCAAGGCGGGTGCGGCATCCGCTGTTCAGGAAGACCGCTTGCCGGTCGCCTTCTACGGACTTACCTATCTCCCGCTCCTCGCTGGCTTCGCAGTGGCGAGCCGGTGGCTGGGCCGTCACGAACACAGCGAATTCCAGGTGCCGCTCAAACAGTTTGTCAGCGGTGTGTCAGCGTTCTTAGTACTGCTTTCGCTGATGAATCTAAAAGCGGCGTTTATCGTCAGCGCCGCCAGCACATTTGCTTTCGTCTTCTACAGCGTCATCTTCCGCGACCGCCGCTTTATGCTCGCGGCCACGGGCTGCCTCGTCTTAGCAGTCGCCACGTGGCTGCCCTTTGCAGATGCCATGGACATGTTCCACGCAGATCTACGGTGGTCGCTGATCGGCCTGAGCCTGCTCGGGCTAGCCTTCAGCAGCCTCCCGATGCTCGATCGCTTTCTCAGCACGTCGCTGTTCGATCACCGTGACCCTGTGAATTGGTTCTGCGTGACCGGGCAAGCCATCACGATCTCGATCAGCGTGGCCTGGGTAGGCAGCATCTTGACTCGAAACCACCTGCCAGCCCTACCTGTGTTCGATGGGTTGGACTGGATCGTCATGGCGGTCGTCACCGTGTCTCTCGCCCGACTCACCCTTCGGCTACAGAACTACCTCAGTGGAATCTGGATGTGGCTCATCATCCTCAGCTCGGTGGGGCTGCAGGTCGCCCACAACGCACGAGCCGACGAGTTGTTGCTATCTATATTTTCAATTGGCATGGGAGTCGTGTCACTGGTCGCCCACACCGTCCTGCGTGCCTGGCAAATCGATGCTTCATCAAAACGCTTCTTGGAATACCACACAAAGAGTCGAAACTTTCGTTGCCCAACTCGTATCGCGGCGTTGTTGCTACCCCTGGCCGACCTGACGCTGGCGCTATTCGTTCTGGCGGCAGCGTTCGCTTACGTTCCGGCCCTATTGTGGGCGACGCTCACACTGAACGTTTCCAGCTTACCTGCCGGCTGGGCAATCGTTGTCGCCATCATCGTCGCCAACGCGATCCTGTTTCGCAGCCCACTGGCGACGACAACGGCATTGCTGATTGGCCCTGTCGCAGCGGGAGTCAGCATTGGTGTGCTGATGCCCACTTGGTTCAGCTATGAGGCCTTGCCGCTCGCCTACGCGGTGAGCTCGGCAGCGATGCTCACCGTCGCGGTACGCGGCAACCGCCTCGGTCAACCGCTGGTGATCGGCATCAGTTCCATGTGGCTAGCGATGATCGCTCCGCTGGCAATTCTGTATGTGTCGCCGCTGGTACTCGCCAGCTCCGCGGTCGCGATTCTCACGCTGTTGACGGTCCATCGCCGCTTTGCCCATGACCTGGCGAAACACCACACCGGACTAGCGATACTAGGCAGCATTCAACTCATCCAGTCGGCCTCCATGCTGGCCGGTTTCGGCGGGTTCATCGTGACGCTTCCCACCAGCGAGTTGATCGTGCCGGCCTGCGTATGGATGCTGGCCGCCACCGTCGCCGCCGGAATCGCCTTTGAGTACTGTGAATCAAAGTTAGATGCCACGGTGAGTCGACTTTGGAGCCTCGCTTTGCGGGCGTTGGCACTGCTTTTCTTTGTGGTTTGCTTGGCTTCGGTTGGGTTTGCCGGATATGAGCGAGCCATCATCGTCACATCACTTCTCGTTGCCCTATGTGCCGAGTGCCATGCCGCTCTGCGTCGGCAGCTAGAGGAGCATGTATGGGCCATGTGCGCAGTGGCTGCCTTGCTGGTGGCATGGTTTCATTGGCACCAGCAGATCCCTGTACCCCATCTCCTGCTGCGAATACTGTGCGTTTCCGCTGGGGCGGGCCTGTTGGTGTTCGCTCGGCGGGCAACCGGCCATGCAAGCTTGAACGTATATGCACGCACCGCCACTGTCGTCGGTCTTGTGCTGCCCCTGTTCGCAGCGTTGTGGAGCCTGTTTGACTTTGCCTACGGCCCCACAGAGTTACTGATCATCTTCGCCGCAGCGGCAATTTGGTTTGCCTACGGACGAGTGAACGCCAGCCGAAGGTATGTCGTGGGTGCCGCGGCGATGCTGAACTTTGGTATTTGCACTCTGCTTGCATCCTGGTCGCTGACCGATCCCCAAATGTATCTCATACCTATTGGATTGACCGTGATTGGCTTGGTCGAACTCTTACGAGTCGACATTCCACAGTCCGCTCATGATCCGCTGCGGTATCTCGGTGGCTTAGCGATTTTGGTGTCACCGTGTTTCGAGATCCTCGGTGGCAGCTGGCTGCACATTGTCTCACTCATGATTCTGTCCGTTTTCGTAATTTTGCTCGCAATCGGAATGCGATTACGGGCACTCATTCATGTAGGTGCGGCGTTCCTGTGCGTCGACTTGGTCGCGATGGTGATCCGATCCTCGATCGATCACCCGGGCATGCTGTGGGTGACTGGATTGGTCATCGGCGCATCGGTGATCGCGATCGGTGCGGCCTGCGAGCACTACCGAGAGAGCCTGCTCAGCCGGATCCGGATCCTCAGCGATGAATTGTCGACCTGGCAATAA